DNA from Ovis aries strain OAR_USU_Benz2616 breed Rambouillet chromosome 15, ARS-UI_Ramb_v3.0, whole genome shotgun sequence:
ATGACCTGAGGCAAGTCAGCCTCTCTCAGTTGCTTTGCCTGTAATTAAAGGAAATTTAGGccaaaatttttagaaaactatGGGGATTTGAAGCAgcttagtgttcttgcctggagaatcccagggacgggaagcctagtgggctgctgtctatggggttgcacagagtgggacatgactgcagcgacttagcagcagcagcagcagcagacatatcTAGTTCATCCTACTGGACACACAAACATCTTCTAAAACATCCCACCCAGCAAATTGTTATTCAACTGTGGCCTGGATAAAAAACAGGGCTGAGGGACTCAGTACCTCCTAGGAATGTCAATTTAAGTTTCAGATTGCTCTTAATTAGGTTTACCATAAATTGATCTAAGAATCTGCTAGATAATTTCcagccatttttttaaaaatttatatctaaAATTACTATGCAAAATCCTTTCCTCCACATAATAGAATGATAATAATCCCACTGCCACTTTTATCACAATATAGAGTGAGGTTCTGGGACttctttaataaataaaggaatatccttttttttcttctttttcttgtttttgttaactctTCTACTTATTTAGAGTGTATGAACTAAAATCTTATTCTTAGTAAGATgacaattttaaatgttttgcctGCTAGCTTCTGATTACACTTTTCTAGTGAAATGTATTTAGTGATTTGTGGATTTAGCCTGTTCTAATGATGGACAACACAATACTTGTCTTATAGAAGTTACTCAAATATTGTTCCAAGATCTACTTCCCTGGAATCACCCATTGGCTCTGGTTCTGCCCTCTCCAGCACAGCAGACTAGACATGCCCTCGTGATATGTAATCCCTCTGTAGCCACTGAAACACAACTAACACAGCCTCTCTCAACCCTCCCCAAAGCTTTGCTTTTCCAAGCTAAAAAGTTCACACTTATTTGTTTCCTATATCTTTTACTATCCAGGTTCCTGTATTCATTCCTGGATGAATTTTAGTTTGTCAATATCCTCTTTAAAATGTGATGCCAAGAACATAACATAAAcataatatatttcattatttttgcacACACACTGAGCCCAATTCAAGACCAGGAAGTTATTGATTCAATTAAATATGTTTATTGCACATTTCTCTTAGCACCGGAAAGCATTCTGCTTGCTCTGTGCCTTCATACCTCTTTATCTCTAGTTATCAAATCCATCAATAAAAGCCAGTCCTCCATCTTTTGAAGTGGTGTCATGGATTTCAATTAATCACTTCTTAGTGCCACTATCAGCTAATACTAGGCTAAGTGACGTATTGTCAACTTCTTGCGTTCTTATGTCATATGAGAAGAAATATTAGTGAGTCCCTCTCTGAGAAGCTATGAAATGCTGTCCCTCAGAAACAACATTGAGAACAAATACCCAACAAATTATTTACTACATTTAGGATTACAAGTAGGGTGACTTGTCCACCAGGGCTATTTTAAGATGGTTTTGACCCTTCAGAACCAGATCTGTGTATATCTCTCTTTAATACATCGTAATGAGCGTGGTTTTGTCAGATCTTCACCACCAAGTGAAACTGAGTTGAGGCAAAAGCCTGGGTAATTCAGACAAGATATCTTTTCAGCCTATGGAGGCTTTGATCAGTATTGAAGGCCAAAAACAAGTGCTATCATGTTACATTAAATTGAGACTAAATTGTATCTATCCTCTACCATCATCACTAACTCGCTGTGTataaaaaaggggggggggggaaagaaagaaaaaggaaagaaaatctaggAGAACTTTGCTATTGAATTGTTTGCACCAGTTTCAGGGAATACTGTCTGATGTGGAAATGGTGCCACAGGTTCTGCTGGTGCTGCAGGTCTGAGCTCTTCCCTTCCCAACTAACCCACCCattgagagaaagccacagaggGAGACCAGGATGAGGCCGAGTGAGCATCTTGTGTTGATGCTCATGAATAAAAGACACAGCTACTTCATTCTGCCTCGAGTCAAGCAATGTTGTGCCTATGCTAATAATGTTTCCTATATATCTGTCTTTTCAAGgcaaaaaagtctttaaaatgtaGCTAATCTGTTACTCTTAGACCCAAAATAAGCCCTGCCATCTTCTTGTGAAGACAAGAGAAGAAAGACAGACATGCTTGGTGCTTTGGGGTTTGTGTTAaccatctaattttttaaatttccccctAAACACAGTATTTCTAATCACTTCAGAGATTCTCCCCCAAAATCCCTCTTAGCAGTTGCTCTTCCTGGGATTAGAAGAATTTGAGATTTATTTCCCCTTGTGTAATAGTATCTACTTTCTTTTCCCGGGTACCAAAAACATTCTTATTCACAAATTGCTTTCTTTCTATAACCAAGTCTTCCTTAAAGCATTTGTCAAAAACTTGCTTAAAACTTGCTTACCGTTATCtgaacagggagagagagaggaggaatcTGAACCTAGACTTGCATTTGTAGCACATCTacaagatctaaataaatgagaGGGGTGTCCTTACAAAGTGTTAGAAGCAAAATGCCAACCAATGCATTATTATCAGAAGAAAAAGTGTTTGGGGCAAAAGAAGTGATCAAGGAGTCAGAAGACATTTTCTGTCCTGCTTTGGCTCCTAGCTAGTCCTGATTTCATGGGTAAATCCTTCAACCTTGccaagcctcaatttccttatttatGAATGGAAAATCAATCCCTTCTTGCCAAGACTCACTGATCGTTAACTGATAAAGAGCATTTGGAAAATCCAGATAGTATATACAATGCTTGTGTTTTTAAAGCAATAGCCTTGCTCCTAAATAATATACTGGATAAAGGTCTCACTCTGACACTTATCTGTGCTTAAGTTAATATTGCCCCAAACaagcttacttaaaaaaaaaaaaaaatctgctgctACATTTATAGAATCATAGAACTTAGACCCAGAAGGATCTGTAGGGTTCATCCTCTTATTAGAGAAATAAGGAGCCAAAAATTGTAATTAAATGGaacccaaggtcatacagctgtaATTCATGTAATTAACGGTAGTCATTAGGACCCAAGAGTCAGGACTCGACATAGTCTCTTTTCCAGGTTTCCTGGGCTCTTTTACCTAAATATACAACCAGAACGAAAGGAAAGGTCGGAAACTGAGGTCGTCTCTGGCACGGGTGCTATATCTGATAAGTGTACTGGGTACGTAGTGTCGTCACACAATTCGTTTAGCACAATTTCAAACTCCTAATATCAAGAGACCGCTGTCCTTTCAGCATTTGAGAGTCAAAAATACCATCTGCAGATACCTTTTTCATGTAGGTGGAACCCGAGACTATTAAAcgattcaaaacagaaaaatcgGCGTCGGGGAGATGGGAATCTGTTAAGTAAAAGTTATTAGCCCTGCTCAGTCCTGCCGAGGACAGGAAATTACCCAGGGCTGAGCGGAGGGGGCGTGCGCGCAGGAGGTCGCGGTAACAAACGATTCCCGGAAACTCGTGTTCGTTCCCAGTTTTGCCCGGCGAGCCCTTTATTATCTACAGAGAGTGCAAACCCGGGAAAAGAATAGGAGACCTCccaggggaaggaaaggggggCGACGGGCAGGGCCAACCCGATTCCTGCCCCCACCTCAAAAGTCCCCAAACAAGAGAGAGGCACGCCTGGTAGGGGAGGCGCATTCTCCTTTAGGCTTCATCTTGCTAAGATTCCCTAAAATGCAATGAGAACGAGCATTTCCATATAGAACCCGAGAGACactcagttttaaaatatcaatagccGGCGGGGTGTGGAAGAGTTGCGGGGCAGGCGCGCAACAAGGTCGGGAGCGGGAATCGCTCAATGGGTTTTCTCCGCCCGTTTCTCGCCTCCCAGTACTGGGGCCGGGGTCACCAGAGTGAAGACCGCGGGGGCCTGGGGGACCACAAGCTCAAAAAGGGTTCTGGGTGCAGAACCAAGAGATCTTGAGGAAAGCcttggagagagaggagggaagcgCCGCCCTGGAAAGAGGAGGGAGTCGGGGGAGAGTGGGAGCGTGGCGGCGAGCAGCGCGCGAGTCTGTCCCGGAGTGGATGTGAGCGGAACACCCGGTCCCTTACCTGCAACCCATCGGTCTGCCCAAGAAAGGGCAAGGGGTCCGGTGGAGAGGCCGCAGCGCCTGGACAACGAGCGGGGAAAGGTGGCTGAGGGCGAGGGCCGGGGGGGTCTGCAGTCGCGGCAGGGAAGAGGTTCCCGCACCAAATTAGGGCGCCGAGAGCCCAGGCTCCCGTGGGCGCTGCCGAAGGCGCGGGACGCGCGGATGAGCGAAGCAGGCGCACTCTCGCCCCGGCGGCGCTGGCTTGGCGGGCGGGTGGGCGGGGTAGGGGGCGGGAGGCCGGGCGCACCGGCCCGCACCGGTTGGAGGGTTAACAGGTGTGCAGAGTTTGGGTTTCCGAAGCCGATCTCCCAGGCCCGCCCCGCCGCGTCCTCCCCGCCTCTCCAGCCCCGCGGCTCAGAGCACGTGCGGCCCTGAGCCCAGCTCCCCCTCGTCCCCAATGTCCACCTCGTCCTCCGGCTCCGTCAGCACGAAGGAGCTGGCAGGCAGGCCCAGCCGAACCTCGGCGGGTGCGGCCTCGGGGCCGTGGGGGCTGCCCTCGGGGCTCTCGGGCCCATCAGGCGCTTTGGGTTCGTCTTGACTTTTCCTCAGCTGCTTTTTATGCTTCATCCGGCGGTTCTGGAACCACGTTTTCACCTGATTccggggagaaagaaaaaaaagcacgtCATTCCTTCAGACTCAGCGAAGATAAAAGCGACCGCTGGGGTTTAAGAAAATAGACCTCAACCCACTGACGAATTATCCAGAAGCTGTTGACTATCTCGCCCTTGGGTTAGGTCACACCTGCACGGCTCACAAGTTGTCGTCTTAGCTTGAATGGGAACCAGATATCCTAGGGCTCTCAGAAGTAACAGCCCCAAAATAACAACGAGGCTCAATATGGTGTGCTTAGTACAAACTAATACTGCTATTAATTAGAACCTCTAACAGTAAGTGCTGCATGGGTGAGCTTCCTTTCCGTTCCACTTACTTTCTCTGACTGTGACATCTAAATACCCGTTCCAGCAAGACTCCTGGACAGGAAGAGCAGAGAAGCAGACTCGCTGCTTCTCATCAGAGAGAAAGTcactggagcctggcaggcctgcGCTTTCACAGCAAGTTGGGTTTCAGAAAATAGAGAGGGAGTGGAGCCAGGCGTTTTGGGGTTGCAGGCGAAAAGCgtctggaagaaaatgaaaacaattctcCCACTCAGGACAGGGAAATAGGAAGAAGGCTcatatttgtgcatgtgtgtgagagtgtgttaGGGAGAGGGTGTGTATGAAGACTTGCGGCTGTGAGAAACattaagggggggaaaaaaaacccttatGTGGACTTCTCTCAGGTCAAGAATCCTCTTTATTTCTTACTGATTTGCCTCTGACCCGGGCTACTGCCCTGATGGCAAAGGAGTAGGGGAAAGCGCAGAAATGGTAGTCCTCAAACAGGACGTGATCATCGGAATCATTCGAGGGGGTTTTCCTCCGTGTCCGGAACCCGCTCGAGAGATTTTGCTTCAGTGACTCAGACAAGCGATTGGAAGTGTCGGTAGTCTTCCTACGGGTCTTTGGAGACGTCTAGAATCAAGGGGGAACTCTGCGGCCCGTCCAGAGGCGTTAGGGAGAGGAGCGAGCGGAGAAGgggcctccccctcctccagcccaccTGCGTCTCCGACAGGCTGAGGGCCGTGGCCAGCTCCACCCGCTCCGGCGTGGACAGGTAGCGCTGGATCTCGAATCTCTTCTCCAGGCCCGAGAGCTGCGAGTCTGAGAAAACTGTGCGAGCTTTGCGGCGGCGGCAGTGCTTCCCCGGCAGCTCCGGGTGCTGGGGGTGCGGGAACAGCGCGGGGACCGGCACCCCTGCGGAGAGAAGAGCGGTCAAGTGAGCAGAGAGCGCCCCTCGACCGACTCCCACCCTAGTTCCCCGGCAGCCCCTCCGCCTCGCGCCCCCACTGGTCCTGCCCCTTGCCCCCAAAGCTTCTCCTAGGAATCTCAGGGCAGGGGGGAACAAATTGCAAGAATAGCGCTTGGAGATCTTTATCAGAAAGGCCATTTATAAATACAAACAGTAAACAGtaagtaaaatggaaaagaaaattatcaaataGATCCGGAGGCCTTTGAAAATGTCCTCTTGGAGAAAAACTTCTGGCCGCGCCTACCAAAATATTCTTGCAAACGTCAAGTGGTCCAGCAACTATTcctccccacccgcccccacccGATCCTTCCAGTCTTCTCTGGACACTCAGTGACAATCAGTGATGTCCTGGGGCTGATGGAAGCAGTGAATGTGATCCTGCTTCACAACCTTACTTAAAAAGCACCTTTCTCTTCACTGAGCCGCCCCGGTTCTCCCTGCCTGCAACCAAAGGGAATAGACCAACAGTCAGATGCGAGTGAAGCTCCTGAGCGAAAACTGAGGGGTAATTTCTGTCTCGCTCGTTTCCTGTCAGTTTCGGGGAAGCGCTGGGGACCCCGCTCTCTGATCTGGTTCTCATTCTTTTTCTCGTTCTTTCCCTCCAGCCCCACGCAGAAGGA
Protein-coding regions in this window:
- the BSX gene encoding brain-specific homeobox protein homolog, with translation MNLNFTSPLHPASSQRPTSFFIEDILLHKPKPLREVAPDHFTSTLASRVPLLDYGYPLMPTPTLLAPHPHHPLHKGDHHHPYFLTTSGVPVPALFPHPQHPELPGKHCRRRKARTVFSDSQLSGLEKRFEIQRYLSTPERVELATALSLSETQVKTWFQNRRMKHKKQLRKSQDEPKAPDGPESPEGSPHGPEAAPAEVRLGLPASSFVLTEPEDEVDIGDEGELGSGPHVL